The window AAGAGATCTTCGGCTACTTTGAAGCCCATATCGAGCAGGGACCTTTACTCGAAACCATGGGATTACCTCTTGGAGTCGTTTCCGGTATTGTTGCCCAGCAACGGCTCCTTTTCCGTTTCAGGGGAGAGGGCGGCCATGCGGGCTGTCGTCCCATGAAGATTCGTCATGATGCTCTCTGCGCTGCAGCTGCTTTCGTTAGTTTTGTCGAGGACTCCGCCCTGGCGGAACCTGAAGCGGTCGCTACCGTCGGAGAAATTCACTGCCGACCCGGAGCCGTTAACATGATTCCCCACCTCGTCGAGCTCGCGGTCGATATACGGCACCCTCAGGAAACCGTGTTAGACAGGTTTTCTCAAAAGCTCCAAGAGAAAGCTATAGAGATAAGCAGGCAACGGTTGGTCGAGGTCGAGTGGCAAAAAACCGAGCGGTTCGGAGCCGTGGGCTCGGATCCAAATTGGCAAGATAGGCTCAGTGCCGTCCTCGCCACGATACAGGGGGAAGCTCCCCGGCTCTGGAGTGGAGCCGGTCACGACGCAGCCGTTTTCGGTCAACATGTTCCCATGGTGATGCTCTTTGTCCGTTGTCGAGGAGGGATCAGCCATGACCCCGCCGAGTGGGTATCGCGGGATGATATCGCCCTTGCCCTCAAAGCCATGGTTGGATTCATAGAGGGATTTCTTCCCAGTTCAGCTTAGAATCGATCGATGAATAATTTTGATTGGGTATTTCGACAGGTCGGTGTCGTAACGGCCGAAGGACTGTCCATGATGGATATCGGGATAAAGGATGGAATAATTGCAGCAACTGGGGCTATGTTGGACGGTAGGACTCACAATGAGATCGACGGGAAGGGGCGTTACCTTTTTCCCGGAACCATTGATCCCCATGTCCATTTCGATGAGCCGGGAAGAGAAGATTGGGAAGGGATCGCCACCGGTTCACGTGCCCTTGCTGCCGGAGGAGGCACCTTGTTTTTCGACATGCCCCTTAACTCCCTCCCGCCCACGATCGACATGGTAAGTTTCCTTTTGAAGAAAAGGGCAGCTCTTGCCACCTCCCTGACGGATTTTGCCCTTTGGGGAGGGATCGTTCCCGGTAATAGCAAGGAACTCGAAAGGTTGGCAGAAGCCGGAGCGATCGGCTTTAAAGCCTTCCTTTGCCCAACTGGAACTCCCGAGTTCGGTTGGGTCGATCGTCATACTCTTCTTAAAGGGATGAGGCAGGCGGCAGCACTCGGTCTTCCCGTCGCGGTCCATGCTGAATCAGGACGGATCGTCACCAAGCTTACCCAGCGATTACGGTCTCAAACGGTCGGGAATTGGCGAGACTATATTGCCTCTCGACCCTTAGCAGCGGAAATCGAAGGGGTCAAAGAAGCTCTCGAGTGTGCAGGAGAAACGGGTTGCAAACTCCATCTTGTGCATGTGAGTGCACCCGAAG is drawn from Methylacidiphilum infernorum V4 and contains these coding sequences:
- a CDS encoding M20 family metallo-hydrolase produces the protein MKKRQLDWLKEADKIGHRLEILGHISERNGVLDRPPFSASIRKALEVVGSWMEEAGLIPTMDAFGNLRGAGIREKQKPALLIGSHLDTVPGGGRFDGALGIVLGITAASILRDRMADFPFAIDVIAFQEEEGVRFRSGCLGSRAFLGLLEEKDWELKDASGISVRQARDRFSIAGWPLKDPRPEEIFGYFEAHIEQGPLLETMGLPLGVVSGIVAQQRLLFRFRGEGGHAGCRPMKIRHDALCAAAAFVSFVEDSALAEPEAVATVGEIHCRPGAVNMIPHLVELAVDIRHPQETVLDRFSQKLQEKAIEISRQRLVEVEWQKTERFGAVGSDPNWQDRLSAVLATIQGEAPRLWSGAGHDAAVFGQHVPMVMLFVRCRGGISHDPAEWVSRDDIALALKAMVGFIEGFLPSSA
- the allB gene encoding allantoinase AllB; this translates as MNNFDWVFRQVGVVTAEGLSMMDIGIKDGIIAATGAMLDGRTHNEIDGKGRYLFPGTIDPHVHFDEPGREDWEGIATGSRALAAGGGTLFFDMPLNSLPPTIDMVSFLLKKRAALATSLTDFALWGGIVPGNSKELERLAEAGAIGFKAFLCPTGTPEFGWVDRHTLLKGMRQAAALGLPVAVHAESGRIVTKLTQRLRSQTVGNWRDYIASRPLAAEIEGVKEALECAGETGCKLHLVHVSAPEAITVVEAYRGQGVDVTIETCPHYLLFSEEDLERLGVLAKCAPPLRSRQQSKELLQALLQGKIDLLASDHSPCPPSAKSTSDFFAAWGGISGCQHLLCLFLELVVTQRDISGFPLAARLCSLGSARRFGILNKGEIKIGNDADLTLIELREPKPIAPKDLFYRHPISPYVGLTTRICILLTLVRGKVAFSRLGHPVDSHGRFVPGPCAQDA